The segment tgggttttaaagttattaatttttttgaacaaaTCACAATAACCTTCTTGaaataacaatattattaaattacataaatcatCTAAAATCTAAACGTTGTCATGACTCATTTTGTATctctaatttttatataaaaaatataattttagtacAATTTAGTTAATTCCCATCATTTCcatgttttttcataatttttattcttgtgtaacaaaataaaaaatataaaaatataaacttaagGAGTGAAAtgagagggagaaaaaaaaaaaaccaaggcgACCTAAATCGAAATAATATAGAGAAAAATCGGATTAATCTggattgcaaaaataaataaagaatcatGTTAAGATGGacaaattaaaatctcaataaTACGAAATaaacaatgatttttctttagGGTTTAAAATAAGACAAGAAACTAGGGCTGAAATTGACAAGGGAAAAGGGGATTAAAGTCGAATGTGGGAGAAGTAATTTAAGATGGAGAGTAGAAAGAACTTCAGAAATTTAAAAggagaatttaaaaaacaaaaaagcaacgGCCTTTCTTTAGCAAGAAGAAGGCCACCGTTCTGAGTAAAAGGGGGGAAAAGGGAGAACTTTTCTTTGACTTTTTGATTCTGAAAGAGAGCACATCAGAACAGAGAATTGAGAGAAACACTGTGAGGAGCCTAACAATGACAGACCCAACTTGGGTTTCCTCCAACTTAGCTATTGATGTGGGTGAAGGTTGTGATGTCGTTAATTGATTGAGTAACGATGAATAGATCAATTAGTATATTAAGAACAAAAGGATGAGGATGAGGAGGGACGAAGagagaagaagacgaagaagaagacgaagaaggtAGGTGGCAATACTAGCTGTCGGcataaaagaaagataaaacgCAGCGTTTCCTAGCTCTTCATTAATCAAAACTCTGTGTTTTAAGTCCATAGAACCCAACGGTCTGATCATTTGAATCTTTCTGCCCTAACTCCCCCTCCTTCTCCATCTCACTGAAATTAATCTGTAACAATGCCTCCCCGGTATCAACACCCTTGTCCTCAAGGGTAAAATCCGATAAAGGTCCTCCAAAAACTCCCATGTAACCTCTGAAGAAGACGACCCTTTCCACAATACCAGCACTTAAATAGCTGCTTTGAGAATACATTGTGAAGGATCTCAGTTATAAAAGTAAAACACAAAACATGAtttgtgattttatattatttgagaatatatgtatattaattGATCTCCTTTATTTACTGAATTCTGTTTGtatgttggaaaataattttttttttaaaaaataaattctaaaaaagtaaattattttctgatatttgataatataatagaaaataagttggaaaacactttcaaatgtttggttatgtcatgaaaaataagttggaaactaactaattaatgttttatttttttcaaatttattaaaataataagaaacaaatcttacaaattaaaaagttgaatgagaatgaaattgaagaaaaaatataatttcataaattatctcaaataaaataaataataatcaaaataatagagatcaaatctaaaaaataaaaaaaattgaaagatgaagaaaataaaataataataattaacattttataaattatttcaaatgaaataagtaacaatcaaaagaattaggacaaaatttgatagataaaaaatttaaattaaaaaatataagggaaaaacaaataacaattataaaaatgaggaccagggttaatataaaaattaaattctaagggatgaaattaaaaaacaaatattcaaaacaaaatatatattgcaatcaaaagtttaaagattaaatttaatataatcaataaataatatgacatttttaattttttcacaacttctaaaaagtattttccgctcaaaataaaaggaaaacactttcctgtaaaccaagtcaaatttttctttgactataaagtgttttttattgatcggaaagtatttttcgttgataaaaaaatatttttttattaatcaatttttctaataataaataaatacaaaaaaatttaaaaaataatttttcaaaaaccaattctagaaaagaaacgCACCCTCCTGCAATTACGGGAATGCCTAGTTGGTAGAGATGAGATCCTGCAATTGCGGGAATGCCTGGATGGTAGAGATGAGATGGATGATTCCTCTCTCAATAATATTGTTTCTTGTCTATTTTATTAAGGATCTTGGTTGTTGTCTTCTTGTTTTAAACTTGCACGATAACAAATTAAGAGAGGGACATTTTTATCATCGTATTTTAGTCAACAAAGACGAATCTCCCAAACACTgtctaattattaaattaatgttttccGATCAccaaatcaataatcaatttCGTCATCTTTCAATCACAAGAACCGAACCACTCTTATAatcaataggaaaaaaattgaaatccttTTTCCTATCTATAAATAAATGTGTGGAAATGAGCTGCTTCCATAGTCCCATTGAGTTTCCCATCTTCTATTGCAACACTTCTTCTCCTATTTCCATTTAACATGTTCAATCAAAAGCCCCCAATGGCGGAAGATCTCCAAGAATTGGTTCTCAACCTTCCCAGAGAGAAAAACCTTGATGGCACGAATTCTCTCTATCTGTTCAAAGGGGCTTGGGTTTCAGCTTATGTGTTAAGAGCTGTGGATTCCTTTCAACGCCACTTCATTGCTCAAGACACCGATATAATAGTAGCTAGCATGCCGAAATCAGGCACTACTTGGCTGAAAGCCCTGACCTTTTCGGTTGCAAAACGCCACATCTATGACCCCAAAGAAAGTCCTTTACTCACCACTCCACCTCATGAACTGGTACCTTTTACCGATACTGGCCTTTACATGGAAGACCCGCTCCCAAATCTTGAACAACTTCCTTCTCCAAGAATCTTCGGTTGTCACTCCCATTTTGCAAATTTGCCAGAATCAATTAGAAATTCCAAGTGTAAAGTTGTGTACATATGCAGAAATCCATTGGACCAAGTTGTCTCTTACTTTCAGTTTGCACACCAGTTCAAACAAGATGGCAAACCTTTATTATCACTAGATGAATGTTATGAGAACATTTGTCGTGGAGTCCATATTCTGGGCCCTTTTTGGGATAATGTGCTGGGGTATTGGAATGCAAGCTTAGAGAGACCAGACAAGGTGTTGTTCTTAAAATATGAAGACTTGAAGGAGGATATAATCTCTAACTTGAAGAAAATCGCTGGGTTCTTGGGAATTCCTTTCACCgacgaagaagaaaaggaaggggttattgaagaaatatcaaggCTGTGCAGCTTCGACAATCTCAGGAATTTGGAGGTGAACAAAAATGGTGTTCGTCCTTCTGGGGCTCCAAACAGCTCCTTCTTCAGGAAAGGAGAGGTGGGTGATTGGGCAAATTATCTGAGTCCTTCCATGGCTGAGAATTACCTGAAGATTGTGGAAGAGAAGTTGAGTGGATCTGGTTTAACCTTCAAAACATCTCAATAAAGTGCACCGTTCTCCTTAATTCCCTTGTGTTTTTGTGAGTGTCGAGATCTATTATTGTTCAGTGAACCCTCCTTGCTGCTTTCTTATCTAAAAATTAAGATCTTGGATCTGAAAACTTCATGGAATCTGACATGGATGCTAATTAAACCTTCATtgttttgcttaatttttattccaGTGTCAGTTTTTACAaggtttttttctaataataacaaaaaaggctTTGTTTATATGATCACTCCCGACCATAAGTTTCCAGTAGGAAGATGATAAAAGATTGGTCTTTTGCTGTATCTCTTTTGTTCTTGAACTAGGGAAAATCTTGAAGGTTATTTTGGTGCTTGTGTCTTTTTAACAGAGCAGGTAAAAGAAAAGGCGGGAGATAAAAGTTGCTTCACCAGAAACCGAGGCCAGGCCTCACTTATTGGCGGGTCCCTCGAACGACCCTTAATCCAATAATGGAAGGGTACATGTTCCAATAAACCACCATTCTGGTGTCCTAAAAACAGTCTTCTAGTCCCTGTAATTTTATAAGAAGCTGTTTcagtacttttttttaatgcatttataATTAAGTCCTGAGATTATAAGTTCCTTTTATCCTTAtcgtaatttgtttttcagtttaatcTTTGTACCTGGAAATGTCATAAAATAATTCATAGGCAtgaaatcaatatttgtttaaagtaattgttttgatgtgttgatgttaaaaataaatttaaaaaaatataatttaaacaaaaaatactttaaaaaaacaatcattaaatacaaaaattaactgAGATTAACATGAAGACAGATTTATCTCCGTTCATTCAATTGGAATCATGCTTGTTAAATCTTGACATCAAATTTAGATTGTTAAGtggaattttaatgaaattaaatattaaatctgtaaataaatacaaacaaaaaaggaattattaaataaataacgtataaaaaaaagagatactTAGAGGGgggaagaaaatttaaatttttaacgtTCTCTTTATCTCCCCTGTGGTATGGATGCAAAACGAGAGATAGCCTCCGAGAAATAACGAAAGATTACGTAAAAAATGAATCGTCGGTCATTTAATGTTACTGgagatatttaattaatagcGTGCAAAGAAAGAGATACTTCGACTCGGAAAGAAAATCTTAATTCTTAGCATTATCTTTGTCCCTCCTTCATACTAACAAAGATTAGGTTCTTCTATGTGCATGCCTGTCATCCCTgtggtgcctaacctgcccctgagCTTGCAGGATATCTAGTGAGCCGTGAAGAATAATCAtgatgcgcgcaagctgacccggacaccccacgtaaataaaaaaaaaaaaagattaggttCTTCTCATACGAAATGACTGCCTTTCATTTCGTGTTATTTGAGACAATTAACAACGGCAGGAgacataatttttaatgaacttgagttaattttgtcaatttatttttttaaaaataaattaaaaataatattattttaaaataattttaaaaaaaacaaacaggttTTGATGGGATTTTTCTCAAGCTGATCGGGTTGAGAATTAACCTAAATTTTTAACCGGATCATACCGAGTTAGTTCGAATCACGGGTCAGGTTATGGACTCGAGTCAGTTTTTAAAATAGTGATAAGAGGATGGCTTTGTAGTTAAagaattttgttctcttttctGACTAAGATGgtatttgaaattatgtttcaaacaactattcatgaaaaattaaaattttttgtttaaaattaattattttttatatttttaaatcgttttgatatactaatatcaaaaataattttttataaataaaaaaatattattttaatttattctcaaataaaaaaatattttaaaaattaatttttaccacactttcaaataccaataaaaaaaaatccacttatTGTATGTCTTCACGACTGTTTTCATTAGtctatttgttattgtttttcttcaagttcAATAAAgtgtttctatttgtttttatattttaaaagtttttttaaaaaaaattgattttttttatattttttattttaaattaatatttttaaattattttaatgattgatattaaaaataatttttaaaaaataaaataaaatattattttaatatatttttaaataaaaaatattttaaaaaacaatcaaactaaacTCCCAGACAATCGTACTACTGTTAACTGCTTTGCttttcttcttaaaatattgataataaaagtCATTTTCTGTTAGACTTGGAAAGTCACGTGTTATGAACAAATGATTACATCTGGTGGACTGTATGGCAGAAGAGTTACAGAAAATGacttttattatcaatattttgttcttatcGGAATCATATTTATCAGGCGGGTTGATCAAGTTAAGAAATTGGATTTCGAATTATACGGTTTTAACTtgaatcaagttaaaaaaaattaaaattttaatattttatataaaaaatttaagaagtaATTTATGTAAATATAAACTACAtagattataaataataaaattttaaaaaatattttaaaaaaattatctcacgttaaaaaatattataataatatgttatctattaaaatatctaaatcaaaaagattttttatattatattaaaaaaataatttttttcttgtgaatatagaaTGTATATTAAAAGACTTTAAATCTCATAatgaaaaagtaaaatatttttttaatatttatataatgaatttttttaaaaaaataataatataaaaaaatttactaaaatttcaatctaaCTTTATTGAATTAACTGAAACATGAGTCAACTAGGTTTTATCATGGTTGTACTTATCATTGAATGAAATGATTTTCCGACACAGCTTGTAATTTCATATCTACTTTCTGTTCCTGTTATATTTTTCCTCGTGCACTTGTGAAGTCTTGATTTCAATCTATCCACGTCATCACAATAGtcctagacaaaaaaaaaaaaaagagtcatgtATACAACGTGgttaaataaaattgacagagagaatacaaaaaaataaataaataaactaagtgGTTGAGTCCAACTCCAACTCTGGTCTGAAAAATCGAATCTcgacataattttttatgctttttttgttttattagctgtaaaaaaaactttttgtagacttaatttgttttatacgAGCAAACACCATTTTCCGTGCCAATAaatgtttaataactttgatttcAATAATGCAGAAATGCACCGTGGAGCATATAATATAATGGCAATGTTGAGGGAGGTCACCCTCCAAAATCATGTGACGAGGACCCTCTCTGTAATTAACGTGTCTGCCAATTAACTAACTAAAACCATGagcattcataaaaaataaacgtaTATTAACTAATATATTTAATGGCCCAATGTAGcgggtaaatattttttttaatatttaaaaaatattatcataaaaaaattttaagcatACTTTATAATTATGTTAAATTCTAGAGTCTTATATCTGCAACCATACTAGATCAAACAACTTAAATCTGGTAGTTATTCTAAATCTAAGGTTTTTGAGTTTGCAGCTATATAATATaagggtgattatttttaatatggtttagtttttgttaaaaaaaataactaaattaaaaatatttttttaaaaaaaaatcaaaactaaaccgaactaaaaataaaaatattttttttcattgtataatgtttttttttctcagtctCCTTTTCTAGAATGAAAATGTTGAAGTATTTTCAACATATATTTTACCGTCAACAAAAGTTTTAATTGTGTCATCCTTCCTTTTCTCAACAAGGAGCATTTTGccttttaatgtaaaaatattttttatttttattattattttcattagtgATAAATAGACATGAACTGCTGTACACTGATTCGGCTATATAAATGCATGGAGAGCTAGCTTTGTTGGCACTGGGCTCTTTTGAACCATCCCCTGCTCACCACACCATTTTTCCTTCGTTATCTTTATGGAGACGACCACAATCTCTTCAAACGGAGAAAGCGAGGTAAAAGATGAGATTCAAGGTTTGGTTGCAAGCTTACCTAGTGAGAAAAACTGGGATGGATCTCCCCTTTATTTCTATAATGGGGTCTGGTATCCATTTTTCGCCATTAGAGGGGCTCTTTCCTTTCAACAACATTTCATTGCACACGACACAGATATAATACTAGCGAGCATGCCAAAATCAGGCACAACCTGGTTAAAAGCTCTCACGTTCTCCGTGGTAAACCGCAACATTTACAGTCCCAAAGAGAGTCCCTTACTCACTACCCCACCTCATGAACTCGTTCGTTTCTTTGAGATAGACCTTTACTCAAAAAACCAGCTCCCAgatctcaaacaacttccttCCCCAAGGATTTGCAGTTGTCACTCCCATTATGAAACCTTGCCACAGTCCATTAGAGATTCTGGTTGCAAGATTGTTTACATGTGCAGGAATCCTTTGGATCAAGTTGTATCTTACTTTCATTTTTCTCGCAAGTTCAAACGAGAGAATGTCAAGCCTTTATCATCGATTGATGAAGGTTTCGACAACGTTTGTCTTGGTATCCAGAGTTACGGACCCTTTTGGGATACTGTGTTGGGGTATTGGAAGGCAAGCTTAGAGAGACCAGACAaggtgttgtttttaaaatatgaagacTTGAAGGAGGATATAATCTCTAACTTGAAGAAAATCGCTGAGTTCTTGGGAATTCCTTTCACCgacaaagaagaaaaggaaggggttattgaagaaatatcaaggCTGTGCAGCTTCGACAATCTCAGGAATTTGGAAGTGAACAAAAATAGTGTTCGTCCTTCTGGGCTTCCAAATAGTTCCTTCTTCAGGAAAGGAGAGGTGGGTGATTGGGAAAATTATATGAGTCCTTCCATGGCTGAGAATTACCTGAAGATCGTGGAAGAGAAGTTGGGTGGATCTGGTTTAACCTTAAGGACATCTCAATAAAGTGCAAATCTATGGGATGCGTTCTCCTTAATTCCCTTGTGTTTTTGTGAGCGTGGATATCTATTATTGTTCAGTGAACCCTCCTTGTTGCTttcttaactaaaaattaagatCTTGGATCTCAAAACTTCATGGCATCTGACATGGATGCTAATTAAACCttcattgttttgtttaatttttattccaatgtcactttttataaggttttttttttctaattaataataacaaaaaagactttgttttttttttttttatcactcccGACCACAAGTTTCCAGTAAGAAGATGATAAAAGATCACAGGTGCCAGCAATGTTTATGACATATCTAAGTCAAGCTCGGTCACCCCCGACTAGATAAAGATTCGGTCTAAAGTTTTCGCTTCatcaattatcaaaatatttcttttcataataatacgttttgaatttgtgattaAGTTGGTTAATTGATTGAGTAACGATGAATAGATCAATTAGtatattaagaacaaaaagatGAGGAGGGACGAAGagagaagaagacgaagacgaAGAAGGTGGCAATACTAGCTGTCGGcataaaagaaagataaaacgCAGCGTTTCCTAGCTCTTCATTAATCAAAACTCTGTGTTTTAAGTCCAATGCACCCAACGGTCTGATCATTTGAATCCTTCTGCCCTAACTCCCCCTCCTTCTCCATCTCACTGAAATTAATCTGTAACGATGCCTCCCCGGTATCAACACCCTTGTCCTCAAGGGTAAAATCCGATAAAGGTCCTCCAAAAACTCCCATGTAACCTCTGAAGAAGACGACCCTTTCCACAATACCAGCACTTAAATAGCTGCTTTGAGAATACATTGTGAAGGATCTCAGTTATAAAAGTAAAACACAAAACATGATTTGTGATTTTGTAGTATTTGAAGCACCATCATGGTTTAgggtatatatattttctaacagGAGAGGCATGCTTCAATATGAGATCTTGTTTCAATGTGCTACACAAAACTAaccttctacttttttttttattttttttattaacatgaatgtTCGAATCAGCATATGTGTtcctcaactaattttataggttataaaattaacgatcatgtaaatttTCAATAGCTCTGAAAGAATTTGAACTTGTGATTATCGgaaaataaacccaaaaccaaaatctgacTAATTAAACTAGGATTAACTAACCTtctatttgatttataaatttacATAACTTGCAATTCAATTCAGAATTAGCtgggattgaattaaaaaaaaagagagagttgacTCGATGAGATTTTATTGTGATCTGGTAGGTGAacctctaattaattaatccaatcaagatttttaaaacaataagagCATTGGATTCAATAACTTTGATCTCAGTAATGAATAAATGCACCGTGGagcatataatataataacGCAATGTCGAGGCAGGAAGCCGAGGGAATCTTGGGGCGGGTCGTTCCAATATCATGTGACGAAGACCctctctattaaaaaaattttattttaaaaattaaagcttatatgtacaaaagataaaaaaaatataaataaattagaaaagtctcttaaaaaattaaatgcataataacaaaaataagcaTTAATTAAAAGAGGTTATATAAAcaacataaaagataaaatggGGTATTAAtctagatatataaaaaaacatataaaatgagCATTAgcctttttaaaaagaaataaaaaaaaaagaacaagcaaAAAACAGGTGGTGCTAACCgactatatgtgtgtgtgtatattaattaattaaaatcctaGTGTATTATGCAAAATATATGTGTGTTGAAGAGTGTTGAATATCTATCAATAAGAGCCTGGGATGTTAAATATTTGTGAGCTTAGTTttctaacaaaaagaaaaagaaaaaaaggaatattTAAGAATTGCAACACATTTTTTAGCATAGagaaaagttattattattaacaaaatttttaattgtgacTTCCTTCCTTTTCTCAACAGGCTATAAAAGGTTTTTGccttttaatgtaaaaaatactttattattattattattattttaatgagtgATAAATAGACATGTACTGTTACACTGATTCGGTATATAAATGCATGGAGAGCTAGCTTTCATGGCACTGGGCTCTTTTGCGCCATCCATTGCTCACCATACCATTTCCCCTTCGTTATCTTCATGGAGACGACCACAATCTCTTCAAACGGAGAAAGCGAGCTAAAAGATGAGATTCAAGGCTTGGTTGCAAGCTTTCCTAGTGAGAAAAACTGGGATGGAGCTCCCCTTTATTTCTATAAAGGGGTCTGGTATCCATTTTTCGCCATTAGAGGGGCTCTTTCCTTTCAACAACATTTCATTGCACACGACACAGATATAATACTGGCGAGCATGCCAAAATCAGGCACCACCTGGTTAAAAGCTCTCACGTTCTCTGTGGTAAACCGCAACATTTACAGTCCCAAAGAGAGTCCCTTACTCGCTACCCCACCTCACGAACTCGTTCGTTTCTTTGAGATGGACCTTTACTCAAAAAACCAGCTCCCAgatctcaaacaacttccttCCCCTAGGATTTTCAGCTCTCACTCCCATTACGGAACCTTGCCACAGTCCATTAGAGATTCTGGTTGCAAGATTGTTTACATATGCAGGAATCCTTTGGATCAAGTTGtatcttattttcattttgCTCGCAAGTTTAAACGAGAGAATGTCAAGCCTTTATCATCGATTGATGAAGGTTTCGACAACGTTTGTCTTGGTATCCAGAGTTACGGACCCTTTTGGGATAGCGTGTTGGGGTACTGGAAAGCAAGTTTGGAAAGACCAGACAAGGTGctgtttttgaaatatgaaGATTTGAAAGAGGATATAACTTTTAGCTTGAAGAAACTAGCAGAGTTCCTGGGATTGCCTTTCtctgagaaagaagagaaagaaggggtcattgaagaaatatcaaagctGTGCAGCTTTGACAATCTCAAGGATTTGGAAGTGAACAGAACTGGTTTCTTTGAAAGCGGTGGAGCTCCAAACAGTTCCTTCTTTAGGAAAGCAAAGGTGGGAGATTGGTGCAATGATCTAAGTCCTTCCATGGCAGAATGTATTTTGAAGATAGTGGAAGAAAAGTTGGCTGGCTCTGGCTTATCCTTCAAAGTATCTGAATAATCTCGCAAACTGCTTAGTGACCTCTCGCATCTTTTGCTGATTCTGCTCCTTGCTTCTTTGTCATTCA is part of the Populus nigra chromosome 8, ddPopNigr1.1, whole genome shotgun sequence genome and harbors:
- the LOC133701195 gene encoding cytosolic sulfotransferase 15-like; amino-acid sequence: MFNQKPPMAEDLQELVLNLPREKNLDGTNSLYLFKGAWVSAYVLRAVDSFQRHFIAQDTDIIVASMPKSGTTWLKALTFSVAKRHIYDPKESPLLTTPPHELVPFTDTGLYMEDPLPNLEQLPSPRIFGCHSHFANLPESIRNSKCKVVYICRNPLDQVVSYFQFAHQFKQDGKPLLSLDECYENICRGVHILGPFWDNVLGYWNASLERPDKVLFLKYEDLKEDIISNLKKIAGFLGIPFTDEEEKEGVIEEISRLCSFDNLRNLEVNKNGVRPSGAPNSSFFRKGEVGDWANYLSPSMAENYLKIVEEKLSGSGLTFKTSQ
- the LOC133701274 gene encoding cytosolic sulfotransferase 15-like, which encodes METTTISSNGESEVKDEIQGLVASLPSEKNWDGSPLYFYNGVWYPFFAIRGALSFQQHFIAHDTDIILASMPKSGTTWLKALTFSVVNRNIYSPKESPLLTTPPHELVRFFEIDLYSKNQLPDLKQLPSPRICSCHSHYETLPQSIRDSGCKIVYMCRNPLDQVVSYFHFSRKFKRENVKPLSSIDEGFDNVCLGIQSYGPFWDTVLGYWKASLERPDKVLFLKYEDLKEDIISNLKKIAEFLGIPFTDKEEKEGVIEEISRLCSFDNLRNLEVNKNSVRPSGLPNSSFFRKGEVGDWENYMSPSMAENYLKIVEEKLGGSGLTLRTSQ
- the LOC133702273 gene encoding cytosolic sulfotransferase 15-like, which translates into the protein METTTISSNGESELKDEIQGLVASFPSEKNWDGAPLYFYKGVWYPFFAIRGALSFQQHFIAHDTDIILASMPKSGTTWLKALTFSVVNRNIYSPKESPLLATPPHELVRFFEMDLYSKNQLPDLKQLPSPRIFSSHSHYGTLPQSIRDSGCKIVYICRNPLDQVVSYFHFARKFKRENVKPLSSIDEGFDNVCLGIQSYGPFWDSVLGYWKASLERPDKVLFLKYEDLKEDITFSLKKLAEFLGLPFSEKEEKEGVIEEISKLCSFDNLKDLEVNRTGFFESGGAPNSSFFRKAKVGDWCNDLSPSMAECILKIVEEKLAGSGLSFKVSE